A window of Flavobacterium flavigenum contains these coding sequences:
- a CDS encoding alpha/beta hydrolase, protein MKTSKKNKSEKILLLCYFTFGMMLNLHAQNEILPLWKSIPDEIITADYKEKEVVKEGKIQRTSLVTIPTLSVFIPKEIKTDQTAVLIFPGGGYAHLSMEKEGTNVAEWLNSLGIVAFVVKYRLPSDLIMKNKTIGPLQDAQEAIRFVRSNAAKWNINPNQIGTIGFSAGGHLASTLATHFDDKVYESKFDMSARPDFSILVYPVISMDSNITHKGSQTNLLGKEPSQILIDNFSNDKKITSQTPPTFLVHASDDRAVLPENSINYYLALKKNNFSAELHIYEKGGHGFGLGVQDTSLYWINDCKEWLKANHYIF, encoded by the coding sequence TTGAAAACATCAAAAAAAAATAAGTCAGAGAAAATACTTTTACTATGTTATTTCACATTTGGAATGATGTTGAATTTACATGCTCAAAATGAAATTTTGCCATTGTGGAAATCTATTCCAGATGAAATAATTACTGCTGACTATAAAGAAAAAGAAGTTGTAAAAGAAGGCAAAATTCAACGTACAAGTTTAGTGACAATCCCAACATTGAGTGTTTTTATTCCGAAAGAAATAAAAACTGATCAAACTGCAGTGCTTATTTTTCCGGGTGGAGGGTATGCGCATTTGTCAATGGAAAAAGAAGGAACGAATGTAGCAGAATGGTTAAATAGCTTAGGTATTGTTGCTTTTGTTGTAAAATATCGATTACCCAGCGATCTAATCATGAAAAACAAAACTATCGGACCTTTACAGGATGCCCAGGAGGCCATTCGTTTTGTTCGGTCTAATGCTGCAAAATGGAATATTAATCCAAATCAAATTGGTACGATAGGTTTTTCAGCAGGTGGTCATTTAGCATCGACACTGGCAACACATTTTGATGATAAAGTATATGAATCGAAATTTGACATGAGTGCAAGACCAGACTTTTCAATATTAGTCTACCCAGTAATCTCAATGGATAGCAATATAACGCACAAAGGCTCGCAAACAAATTTGCTGGGAAAAGAGCCTTCCCAAATTCTTATTGATAATTTTTCGAATGACAAAAAAATTACATCACAAACTCCTCCAACATTTTTAGTACATGCTTCTGATGATAGAGCTGTTTTACCTGAAAACAGTATTAATTATTATCTGGCTTTAAAAAAGAATAACTTTTCAGCCGAATTACACATTTACGAAAAAGGCGGTCACGGTTTTGGTTTGGGAGTACAAGATACAAGTCTTTACTGGATCAATGACTGCAAAGAGTGGCTTAAAGCAAATCACTATATCTTTTAA
- a CDS encoding ArsR/SmtB family transcription factor → MEQVEIFKALSNKSRLQMLEWLKEPELNFPDQITAGFEHGVCVGQIQAKAGLTQSTVSEYLSILQRAGFIESTRVGQWTYYKRNESAFEALSKLIETNL, encoded by the coding sequence ATGGAACAAGTAGAAATTTTTAAGGCATTGTCTAACAAATCCAGATTACAAATGCTGGAATGGCTAAAAGAACCCGAACTCAACTTCCCTGATCAAATCACTGCAGGATTTGAACATGGCGTTTGTGTTGGTCAGATACAAGCCAAGGCAGGCCTTACTCAATCTACCGTTTCAGAATATTTGTCGATTTTACAACGCGCGGGTTTTATAGAATCTACGCGCGTTGGACAGTGGACATACTACAAACGCAACGAAAGTGCCTTTGAAGCACTCAGTAAATTAATTGAAACTAATTTGTAA
- a CDS encoding NADH:flavin oxidoreductase has product MSTNSLFSPFDLKTLHLKNRIVMAPMTRSFSPNGTPTEQVASYYQKRAEGEVGLILSEGTVIDRPSSSNDANVPHFYGDEALKGWKKVIDEVHTAGGQMGPQIWHMGIMDNHHSGWVPPVPFEGPSGFNRPDFRNGIAMSEKDIENTILAFGKAAADAKKLGFDTIEIHGAHGYLIDQFFRAETNLRTDVYGGKTLPERNRFAVEVIKEIRKQVGEDFAVIMRFSQFKPSDYNYKLAKNPQELEAWLTPLVDAGVDILHCSQRRFWEPEFEDSDLNFAGWAKKVTGAPTITVGSIGLSSDFFGAFAGESSEPTSLEELNRRFDRGDFDLAAVGRPLLSDPNWVAKIKAGKTNQLKGFSKEALAELVLE; this is encoded by the coding sequence ATGAGTACAAACAGTCTGTTTTCGCCATTTGACCTGAAAACACTACATCTTAAAAACAGAATTGTGATGGCGCCTATGACGCGATCCTTTTCTCCAAACGGAACTCCAACCGAACAAGTTGCTTCATACTATCAAAAAAGAGCAGAAGGCGAAGTTGGACTTATATTATCTGAAGGAACTGTTATTGACAGACCTTCATCGTCAAACGATGCAAACGTACCGCATTTTTATGGAGATGAGGCTTTAAAAGGATGGAAAAAAGTCATCGATGAAGTTCATACTGCCGGAGGTCAGATGGGACCTCAAATCTGGCATATGGGAATCATGGATAACCACCACTCCGGATGGGTTCCTCCTGTTCCTTTTGAAGGACCTTCCGGATTCAATCGTCCTGATTTCAGAAATGGTATTGCCATGTCTGAAAAAGATATTGAAAATACCATCTTAGCTTTCGGAAAGGCTGCTGCTGATGCAAAAAAACTAGGTTTCGATACTATTGAAATTCACGGTGCGCACGGTTATTTGATTGATCAGTTTTTTAGAGCTGAAACTAATTTACGTACCGATGTTTATGGCGGAAAAACATTGCCGGAACGTAATCGTTTTGCTGTAGAAGTGATAAAAGAAATCAGAAAACAAGTTGGGGAAGATTTTGCTGTAATTATGCGATTCTCTCAATTCAAACCTTCTGACTATAATTATAAACTGGCTAAAAACCCTCAGGAATTAGAAGCCTGGCTTACTCCACTTGTTGATGCCGGAGTAGATATTTTACATTGTTCACAAAGAAGATTCTGGGAACCTGAATTTGAAGATTCTGACCTGAACTTTGCCGGCTGGGCTAAAAAAGTTACAGGAGCACCAACTATTACTGTAGGTTCAATCGGATTATCTAGTGATTTCTTTGGCGCTTTTGCAGGAGAAAGTTCTGAGCCAACTTCTTTGGAAGAATTAAACAGACGCTTTGACAGAGGCGATTTTGATTTGGCTGCCGTTGGAAGGCCACTATTGTCGGATCCGAATTGGGTGGCAAAAATTAAAGCGGGAAAAACGAATCAATTGAAAGGTTTCAGTAAAGAGGCTTTAGCGGAATTGGTTTTAGAATAA
- a CDS encoding acyltransferase family protein, with the protein MTDIKPKKHYEILDGLRGVAAILVVAFHVFETFAGGNRFKQIINHGYLAVDFFFLLSGFVVAYAYDDRWGKMTQWEFYKRRLIRLQPMVIMGMIIGALFYYFQASDKLFPMISGMEVWKVILTMIVGFTLLPVPPSMEIRGWGEMHPLDGPAWSLFFEYIANILYALFFRKFSNKILGVFVLIFAGMLINYTVFGPKGDVIGGWSLNLEQMNIGFTRLLYPFFAGILLSRLGKLIHIKGAFWVCSLLIAVVLMMPRIGDENSLWMNGLYESFCIILIFPLIVSIGAGGEIKNPFSLKICKWLGDISYPIYITHYPLIYWFTAWVVDNKVSLEDGYLVGIGVLVASIVLAYLCLKLYDEPVRNWLQNKFQKRKITLSEK; encoded by the coding sequence ATGACAGATATCAAACCCAAAAAACATTATGAAATTTTAGATGGATTACGTGGAGTAGCAGCGATTTTAGTAGTTGCTTTTCATGTTTTTGAAACCTTTGCGGGAGGAAACCGTTTTAAGCAAATTATCAATCACGGTTATCTGGCCGTAGATTTCTTTTTTCTTTTATCAGGATTTGTTGTAGCCTATGCGTATGATGATCGTTGGGGAAAAATGACACAATGGGAATTTTACAAACGTCGTTTGATTCGTCTTCAGCCCATGGTAATTATGGGAATGATTATTGGGGCCTTATTTTACTATTTTCAGGCTTCTGACAAATTGTTTCCAATGATTTCCGGAATGGAGGTGTGGAAGGTAATTTTAACTATGATTGTTGGCTTCACCTTGCTTCCAGTTCCGCCATCAATGGAGATTAGAGGCTGGGGTGAAATGCATCCGCTTGACGGACCTGCATGGTCGCTTTTTTTCGAATATATCGCGAATATTTTGTACGCTTTGTTTTTCCGTAAATTCTCAAATAAAATACTCGGAGTTTTTGTTTTGATATTTGCCGGAATGCTGATTAATTATACTGTTTTTGGGCCAAAAGGAGATGTTATTGGAGGATGGTCGCTGAATCTGGAACAAATGAATATCGGATTTACACGTTTATTGTATCCTTTCTTTGCCGGAATTTTACTTTCCCGTTTAGGAAAATTAATTCATATAAAAGGCGCTTTCTGGGTATGCAGCTTATTGATTGCAGTTGTGCTGATGATGCCAAGAATTGGAGACGAAAATAGTTTGTGGATGAACGGTTTATATGAATCATTTTGTATTATTCTAATATTTCCGTTGATAGTATCTATTGGCGCAGGAGGAGAAATAAAAAATCCGTTCTCGCTTAAAATCTGTAAATGGCTGGGCGATATTTCCTATCCAATTTATATCACACATTATCCACTTATTTATTGGTTTACGGCGTGGGTTGTAGATAATAAAGTTTCTTTGGAAGATGGATATTTGGTTGGAATTGGAGTTTTAGTTGCCAGTATTGTACTCGCTTATTTGTGTTTGAAATTGTACGATGAGCCGGTTCGAAACTGGCTTCAGAATAAATTTCAAAAAAGGAAAATAACTTTATCTGAAAAGTAA
- a CDS encoding DUF1349 domain-containing protein — protein MKRIVLFATAFFLIQNLSAQSLNKMQWFNEPEKWEIKNNALIMNVTANSDYWRIAHYGFTVDDAPFYYATYGGEFEAKVKLTGNYIARFDQMGLMIRIDEKNYIKTGVEFVDGKFNISTVVTHDKSDWSVTTLDKAPPFVWIKVVRRLDAVEIFFSYDDKNYILTRNAPLQDNTPVMVGLMAASPDGKGFEAKFENFKVTHLPDQRRLEWLKNHQ, from the coding sequence ATGAAACGAATAGTTTTGTTTGCAACAGCATTCTTTTTAATACAAAACCTTTCGGCGCAAAGCCTGAACAAAATGCAATGGTTTAATGAACCTGAAAAATGGGAAATTAAAAACAACGCTTTAATCATGAATGTTACGGCAAATAGTGACTATTGGCGTATTGCGCATTACGGTTTTACCGTTGATGATGCGCCATTTTATTATGCAACTTACGGAGGGGAATTTGAAGCGAAAGTAAAATTAACCGGAAATTATATTGCACGTTTTGATCAGATGGGGCTGATGATTCGAATTGACGAAAAAAACTACATAAAAACAGGAGTTGAATTTGTTGATGGGAAATTCAATATAAGCACTGTTGTAACACATGATAAAAGCGACTGGAGCGTAACCACTTTAGATAAAGCCCCGCCATTTGTCTGGATAAAAGTGGTGAGAAGATTGGATGCAGTTGAAATATTCTTTTCATATGATGATAAAAATTATATTCTGACCCGTAATGCACCTTTGCAGGATAATACGCCGGTTATGGTAGGTTTGATGGCCGCTTCACCTGATGGAAAAGGTTTTGAAGCCAAATTTGAGAACTTCAAAGTGACACATTTACCGGATCAGCGCAGATTAGAATGGCTAAAGAATCATCAATAA
- a CDS encoding glycoside hydrolase family 3 C-terminal domain-containing protein: MFKNVKVIVVLLLLNSFGSNAQNKIPIYLDDKKPIDERVEDALSRMTTDEKIAMIHAQSKFSSPGVPRLGIPENWMTDGPHGIRTEVKWDEWDQAGWTNDSCIAFPALTALSATWNKELASLYGKSLGEEARYRNKNVLLGPGINIYRTPLNGRNFEYMGEDPFLTSKMVVPYIKGVQSIGVAACVKHFALNNQETNRNSVNVIVDDRALYEIYLPAFKAAVQEGDAWAIMGSYNKYKGQQCCHNEFLLNDILRGEWGFKGVVVSDWGGVHDTKQAIHNGLDMEFGSWTNGLSWGTSNAYDNYYLARPYSEMIKKGEVGTKELDEKVRRILRLSFLTNMNKNRPFGSFGTEEHAKAGLKIAEEGIVLLQNNNNILPINLSKTKKIAVIGENAIKMMTVGGGSSSLKAKYEITPLEGLKKRIGNQAEIVYARGYVGDPTSNYNGVVAKVSLEDKRSAAELTAEALKVAKDADIVLFIGGLNKSDNQDAEGADRKDLGLPYNQDKLISELAKVNKNIVFVNISGNAVAMPWVKEVPGIVQGWFLGTEAGNALSNVLVGDVNPSGKLTFTFPVKLSDNGAHALGEFPGGDEVKYNESIFLGYRWADKQKAKPLFSFGHGLSYTTFQYGKVTADKKQISVNDQITFSVKVKNTGSREGSEIVQFYISDLKSSLPRPIKELKGFEKISLKAGEEKTVTFTIDKTALSFFDDKKHEWIAEPGAFEAIVGASSTDIKSKVNFSLQ; this comes from the coding sequence ATGTTTAAAAACGTTAAAGTAATAGTTGTTTTACTGTTACTGAATTCATTTGGAAGTAATGCACAAAATAAAATTCCAATTTATCTCGATGATAAAAAGCCTATTGATGAGCGTGTAGAAGATGCGCTTTCGCGAATGACAACGGATGAAAAAATTGCCATGATTCATGCGCAGTCTAAATTTAGTTCACCGGGTGTCCCGCGTTTAGGAATTCCTGAAAACTGGATGACCGATGGGCCACACGGAATCCGCACAGAAGTAAAGTGGGACGAATGGGATCAGGCAGGCTGGACTAACGATTCCTGTATTGCTTTTCCTGCGTTGACGGCTTTATCTGCAACATGGAACAAAGAATTAGCCTCATTATATGGTAAATCATTGGGGGAAGAAGCACGTTACCGTAATAAAAATGTACTCTTAGGACCAGGTATAAATATTTACAGAACCCCCTTGAACGGCCGTAACTTCGAATATATGGGAGAAGATCCTTTTCTGACATCCAAAATGGTGGTTCCTTATATTAAAGGAGTTCAGTCTATTGGAGTTGCAGCCTGTGTAAAACATTTTGCATTAAACAATCAGGAAACCAATCGTAATTCGGTAAATGTAATTGTGGATGACCGTGCCTTGTACGAAATCTATTTGCCAGCATTTAAAGCAGCAGTACAGGAAGGTGATGCGTGGGCCATTATGGGGTCTTACAATAAATACAAAGGTCAGCAGTGTTGTCATAATGAGTTTTTACTGAATGACATTCTTCGTGGAGAATGGGGGTTCAAGGGAGTTGTTGTTTCAGACTGGGGAGGAGTTCATGATACAAAACAGGCGATTCATAACGGTTTGGATATGGAATTTGGTTCCTGGACAAATGGACTTTCATGGGGAACCAGTAATGCGTATGACAACTATTATCTGGCAAGACCTTATTCCGAAATGATTAAAAAAGGGGAAGTAGGAACTAAAGAATTAGACGAAAAAGTGCGTCGTATTTTACGTTTGTCTTTCCTTACGAATATGAATAAAAATCGTCCTTTTGGTTCATTTGGAACAGAAGAACACGCTAAAGCAGGTTTGAAAATTGCAGAAGAAGGAATTGTATTGCTACAAAACAACAACAATATTTTGCCAATCAATCTTTCTAAAACGAAAAAAATAGCTGTTATTGGTGAAAATGCTATCAAAATGATGACAGTTGGAGGAGGAAGCTCTTCCTTAAAAGCAAAATATGAAATCACTCCGCTGGAAGGTTTAAAGAAAAGAATCGGTAATCAGGCTGAGATTGTTTACGCTCGTGGTTATGTTGGAGATCCAACCAGTAATTATAACGGAGTAGTAGCAAAAGTGAGTTTAGAAGACAAACGTTCAGCTGCCGAATTAACTGCAGAAGCTTTAAAAGTAGCCAAAGATGCTGATATAGTCCTTTTTATTGGAGGATTAAATAAAAGCGATAATCAGGATGCTGAAGGAGCAGACCGTAAAGATTTAGGTCTTCCATACAATCAGGATAAATTAATCAGTGAGTTAGCTAAGGTAAATAAAAATATAGTTTTTGTAAACATCTCCGGAAATGCTGTGGCAATGCCGTGGGTTAAAGAAGTTCCGGGAATTGTACAGGGTTGGTTTTTAGGTACAGAAGCCGGAAATGCCTTGTCAAATGTTTTAGTAGGTGATGTGAATCCGTCAGGTAAATTAACTTTTACTTTTCCGGTAAAATTATCTGATAACGGAGCACATGCGTTAGGGGAATTTCCGGGTGGCGATGAGGTTAAATATAACGAAAGCATTTTTCTAGGTTACCGTTGGGCAGACAAACAAAAAGCAAAACCACTATTTTCTTTCGGTCATGGATTGAGTTATACTACTTTCCAATACGGAAAAGTAACGGCTGATAAAAAACAGATTTCTGTCAATGATCAGATTACATTTTCTGTAAAAGTAAAAAACACAGGAAGCAGGGAAGGTTCAGAAATTGTTCAGTTTTATATCAGCGATTTAAAATCTTCATTGCCTCGTCCGATAAAGGAATTAAAAGGTTTTGAGAAAATTTCGCTTAAAGCGGGAGAAGAAAAAACAGTGACTTTTACAATTGATAAAACGGCTTTAAGCTTTTTTGATGATAAAAAACACGAATGGATTGCAGAACCGGGAGCTTTTGAAGCTATAGTTGGTGCATCTTCAACGGATATAAAATCTAAAGTGAATTTCTCACTTCAATAA
- a CDS encoding DUF6377 domain-containing protein codes for MKNYCLFLITFLVCFSGYASNSTDAILDKLNDAVKNKQHYVRLKEERISNFKKIKSQDFSKEQEYNYNQALYKEYQKFNSDSAIFYVKKNLKIADELHKKDLLQLAELQLANLYSSTGNYRESEAILKRINKKELVKSLLPNYYITYREFYEHYSANSRSSAFFEQIGKYRDSLLGVLNPNSLDYKINKIQKKIYHREFDAAQKELLRLLKGMKDDNPQYPMITYLLGNISQNIRQIELVKKYYALSAASDIKQAIKDNASQQELAIVFYELGDVDMAYKLTQSAIEDALYCNVQFRTLLMSQLYSIINTAYLEREAQRKTELQVYLLCISLLSLFLIVAVIYVYKQMKKVSRIRGELYETSQKLAELNKDITEANHQLQERNAQLSESNHIKEEYIANFFSLCSAYINKLENYRVILNKKATAKQFDEIYKILKSTTLVDNELEELYKNFDSIFLSLYPTFVKDFNALLISEEQIIVKQGELLNTELRIFALIRLGITDSVKIAAFLRYSLSTIYNYRTRARNKAVVSRNDFEEMVMKIGLISQKA; via the coding sequence TTGAAAAATTATTGTCTGTTTCTTATAACTTTTCTGGTTTGCTTTTCCGGTTATGCATCAAATAGTACAGATGCTATTCTGGATAAGCTAAACGATGCTGTCAAAAATAAACAGCATTATGTCCGTCTAAAAGAAGAACGGATTTCAAATTTCAAGAAAATAAAATCACAGGATTTTTCTAAAGAACAAGAGTATAATTACAATCAGGCATTATATAAAGAGTATCAGAAATTCAATTCGGATTCTGCTATTTTTTATGTAAAGAAAAATCTCAAAATCGCTGATGAACTTCATAAAAAAGACCTGTTGCAACTGGCAGAGCTGCAGCTGGCAAACCTGTATTCATCAACAGGAAACTACAGGGAATCAGAAGCGATTTTAAAAAGAATCAATAAAAAAGAATTAGTAAAATCACTACTGCCCAATTATTATATTACCTATCGGGAATTTTATGAACATTACAGCGCAAATAGCCGAAGTAGTGCGTTTTTTGAACAGATTGGTAAATATCGTGATTCGCTGCTGGGCGTTTTAAATCCTAATTCTTTAGATTATAAGATTAATAAAATTCAGAAGAAAATTTACCACAGGGAATTTGATGCTGCCCAAAAAGAATTACTAAGATTATTGAAAGGAATGAAGGATGATAATCCTCAATATCCCATGATCACATATCTTTTGGGCAATATTTCACAAAATATACGTCAAATAGAATTAGTCAAAAAGTATTATGCGCTTTCTGCGGCCTCAGATATTAAGCAAGCCATAAAAGATAATGCTTCACAACAGGAACTGGCTATTGTTTTTTATGAGTTGGGAGATGTTGATATGGCATACAAACTCACACAATCGGCTATAGAGGATGCATTATATTGCAATGTGCAATTTCGAACACTTCTGATGTCACAACTTTATTCTATTATCAATACAGCTTATTTAGAACGTGAAGCCCAGCGAAAAACAGAACTTCAGGTTTACCTTTTGTGTATTAGTTTGTTATCGTTGTTTTTAATTGTTGCCGTAATTTACGTTTACAAGCAGATGAAAAAAGTGTCCAGAATTCGTGGAGAACTTTATGAAACCAGTCAGAAATTAGCCGAATTAAACAAAGATATCACAGAGGCAAATCATCAGCTTCAGGAACGTAATGCCCAATTATCAGAATCCAATCATATTAAGGAGGAATACATTGCAAATTTCTTTAGTCTGTGTTCAGCCTACATCAATAAGCTTGAAAATTATCGTGTTATTTTAAACAAAAAAGCAACAGCTAAACAGTTTGATGAAATTTACAAAATATTGAAATCAACTACTCTGGTTGATAATGAACTGGAAGAATTATACAAAAATTTTGACAGTATCTTTTTAAGTCTGTATCCTACTTTCGTAAAAGACTTCAATGCTTTGCTTATTTCCGAAGAACAAATTATAGTAAAACAAGGAGAACTGCTCAATACAGAACTCCGAATTTTTGCCCTAATCAGACTAGGAATAACGGATAGCGTAAAAATTGCTGCCTTTCTTCGCTACTCTTTAAGCACTATTTATAATTATCGTACCAGAGCGAGAAATAAGGCTGTTGTTTCCCGAAATGATTTCGAGGAAATGGTGATGAAAATTGGTTTAATTTCTCAAAAAGCCTAA
- a CDS encoding acyl-CoA dehydrogenase translates to MENSKIKAFIPLLYLVWSDDLLTQKEFSTLQEFITSLTILSPEEQQFLLSKVDISNPPSRNELKKWKSDIEKSIKDKSAIKSIFDIAVALSEKDLNISVLEQNFTKLENDLGVLGEELIQNFKTQGDSLTATTKTNDNFEIQKLTEILDGDQASIIKKVKEVISRSEFAYETSTDINIYRQTVYNWCKILADENLGNMAYPKRHGGGENIADYFAIMETLSYHDLSLVIKFGVQFGLWGMSIQSLGTEKHYAKYLKEIGELKIPGCFAMTETHHGSNVKGLETTATYNHNDQTFTIHTPHEKAQKEYIGNAAVHGQMATVFAKLIIDEHDYGVNAFVVPLRDTNGNVINGITIGDCGHKMGLNGVDNGTIRFDNVVIPKENMLDRFASVNDKGEFESPIPSDNRRFFTMLGTLVGGRIGIPRSALAAAKSGLTIAIRYSDQRRQFGPEGGSEVPILNYRMHQRRLIPHLAKTYAVHFGLQYLTNRFLNKTEAEMQEIEALAAGMKSYSTWSTRDILQECREACGGKGYLSENRIEALKNDTEIYTTFEGDNTVLMQLVAKNRLAEFRKSFGEMGSLGIINYVFENAKTALAEKNPIATRRTDDEHLLDSEFHLQAFIHKEKTILASAAKRIKKLVDGGLEAYDAFNVVQHQMIDVAEAYLERLVLEQFQIAVSKVEDEKTKAILVKLNQLFALSQIEKNKAWYLEDGYMEAVKTKAVRKMVNQLCWDIRPDAVSLVNAFDIPKSCLAAPIAV, encoded by the coding sequence ATGGAGAATTCGAAAATTAAGGCTTTTATACCACTTTTATACCTTGTTTGGTCAGACGATCTTTTAACGCAAAAAGAGTTTTCGACTTTACAGGAATTTATTACTTCTCTAACGATTCTTTCTCCGGAAGAGCAGCAGTTTCTGCTTTCGAAAGTGGATATTTCGAATCCGCCTTCGCGAAATGAACTCAAAAAATGGAAATCGGATATAGAGAAAAGTATTAAAGATAAGTCGGCCATAAAATCGATTTTTGATATCGCTGTAGCTCTTTCTGAAAAGGATTTGAATATTTCAGTATTGGAACAGAATTTTACAAAATTAGAAAATGACCTGGGTGTTTTGGGTGAAGAATTAATCCAGAACTTCAAAACCCAGGGAGACTCTTTGACTGCGACTACTAAAACCAATGATAATTTTGAAATCCAAAAGCTGACTGAAATCCTGGATGGTGATCAGGCTAGTATTATTAAAAAAGTAAAAGAAGTGATTTCAAGATCAGAATTTGCTTATGAAACTTCTACTGATATTAATATTTATCGCCAGACGGTTTACAATTGGTGTAAAATTTTAGCCGATGAAAATCTCGGTAATATGGCATATCCAAAACGACATGGAGGAGGTGAAAACATAGCGGATTATTTTGCGATTATGGAAACACTGAGTTATCATGATTTGAGTCTGGTGATTAAGTTTGGTGTACAATTTGGACTTTGGGGAATGAGCATTCAGTCGTTGGGAACGGAAAAACATTATGCTAAATATCTTAAAGAAATAGGCGAATTAAAAATCCCCGGCTGTTTTGCTATGACTGAAACGCATCATGGTTCAAATGTAAAAGGACTTGAAACAACAGCAACTTACAATCATAACGATCAGACTTTTACGATTCATACCCCTCACGAAAAAGCGCAGAAAGAATATATTGGAAATGCTGCCGTGCATGGACAAATGGCGACGGTTTTTGCCAAACTGATTATTGATGAACACGATTATGGTGTAAATGCTTTTGTAGTGCCCCTGCGTGATACAAACGGAAATGTTATAAACGGAATTACAATAGGCGATTGCGGTCATAAAATGGGACTGAATGGTGTGGATAATGGAACCATTCGTTTTGATAATGTCGTGATTCCGAAAGAAAATATGCTGGATCGTTTTGCATCTGTGAACGACAAAGGAGAGTTCGAAAGCCCGATTCCGAGTGATAACAGACGATTTTTTACGATGTTAGGCACTTTGGTCGGAGGTAGAATCGGAATCCCGAGATCGGCATTAGCAGCAGCCAAATCCGGACTTACGATTGCCATTCGCTACAGCGATCAGAGACGACAATTTGGACCAGAAGGAGGCTCAGAAGTACCGATTTTAAATTACAGAATGCATCAGCGCAGATTGATTCCGCATTTAGCGAAAACCTATGCTGTTCATTTTGGATTGCAATACCTTACCAATCGTTTTCTAAACAAAACAGAAGCCGAAATGCAGGAAATTGAAGCCCTGGCTGCCGGAATGAAATCGTATTCTACCTGGAGTACAAGAGATATTTTGCAGGAATGCCGAGAAGCTTGTGGCGGAAAAGGATATCTGTCTGAAAACAGAATTGAGGCCCTGAAAAATGATACGGAAATCTATACCACTTTTGAAGGTGATAATACGGTTTTGATGCAGTTGGTTGCTAAAAACCGTCTGGCAGAATTCAGAAAGTCATTTGGCGAAATGGGATCTTTAGGTATTATTAATTATGTTTTTGAAAATGCCAAAACTGCTTTGGCTGAGAAAAACCCAATTGCAACCAGAAGAACCGATGATGAACATTTGCTGGATTCAGAATTTCATCTGCAGGCTTTTATCCACAAGGAAAAAACAATTTTGGCATCTGCAGCAAAACGAATTAAAAAATTAGTAGATGGAGGTTTAGAAGCCTATGATGCTTTTAATGTGGTACAGCACCAAATGATTGATGTTGCTGAAGCGTATCTGGAACGATTAGTACTCGAGCAATTTCAAATAGCAGTTTCTAAAGTGGAAGATGAAAAAACAAAAGCAATCTTGGTAAAATTAAATCAATTATTTGCGCTTTCGCAGATTGAAAAAAATAAAGCCTGGTACCTGGAAGATGGTTACATGGAAGCTGTTAAAACCAAAGCAGTTCGTAAAATGGTCAATCAGCTTTGCTGGGACATCAGACCGGATGCGGTTTCTTTGGTAAATGCTTTTGATATTCCTAAAAGTTGTCTCGCAGCGCCTATTGCTGTATAA
- a CDS encoding GNAT family N-acetyltransferase, whose amino-acid sequence MMIIKSIKPSDTWQIRHEVMWPDQPLEFVQLEEDKSGLHFGVFIDEKLVSIVSCFISDDEMQFRKLATLLEYQGQGIASELLKHIFELARKKNLKRIWCNARSNKKSFYEKLGMKDTFQTFSKAGQEFTIMEFYF is encoded by the coding sequence ATGATGATAATAAAATCGATCAAACCTTCTGATACCTGGCAAATCAGGCATGAAGTAATGTGGCCAGATCAGCCTTTGGAATTTGTTCAGTTGGAAGAAGATAAATCCGGCTTACATTTTGGCGTTTTTATAGATGAAAAACTGGTTTCAATTGTATCGTGTTTTATTTCAGATGATGAAATGCAGTTTAGAAAATTGGCCACTTTACTCGAATATCAAGGCCAGGGAATCGCATCCGAACTTTTAAAACATATTTTCGAATTGGCCAGAAAAAAGAATTTAAAAAGAATTTGGTGCAATGCAAGATCTAATAAAAAATCCTTTTATGAGAAATTGGGAATGAAAGATACATTTCAAACGTTTAGCAAAGCAGGTCAGGAATTTACAATAATGGAATTTTATTTTTGA